In one Perca fluviatilis chromosome 7, GENO_Pfluv_1.0, whole genome shotgun sequence genomic region, the following are encoded:
- the LOC120562446 gene encoding erythroblast NAD(P)(+)--arginine ADP-ribosyltransferase-like: MLDMASDAVDDLYDGCREEAMEKFINLGLLEKELNGSEGFWKAWSANTQCSKLIPGGTKEHTAALLAYASDADFAKTFDDAVETMGGNVSTYENHFQFKSLHFLLMDSMLLQNPKKDYETVYVLQEEYTAQKGSKVRFGRFTKVHTSSRLLRKMYDWDAKVFLNITSCIFFNLGDDICSDEQDMALLSPAEVFTVEAVNQIYDEINDAEYTVIVLKHSQQDSSHNCYSFSRLATL; the protein is encoded by the exons ATGCTGGACATGGCCTCAGATGCTGTAGATGACCTGTATGATGGATGCCGTGAAGAGGCCATGGAGAAGTTTATCAATCTAGGCCTCTTAGAAAAAGAGCTAAACGGCAGTGAGGGATTCTGGAAGGCATGGAGTGCAAATACCCAGTGTTCAAAGCTGATCCCTGGAGGAACAAAAGAACATACTGCTGCACTTTTGGCATATGCTAGCGATGCAGATTTTGCAAAGACCTTTGACGATGCAGTTGAGACAATGGGCGGAAATGTTAGCACCTATGAAAACCACTTCCAATTCAAGTCCCTTCACTTCCTGCTCATGGATTCAATGTTGCTGCAGAATCCAAAGAAAGACTACGAGACTGTATATGTTCTCCAAGAAGAATACACAGCACAAAAGGGCTCAAAGGTGAGATTTGGAAGGTTCACCAAAGTTCACACAAGCTCTAGACTGCTTAGGAAAATGTACGATTGGGATGCGAAAGTCTTCCTTAATATCACTTCTTGTATCTTTTTCAACCTGGGAGACGATATTTGCAGTGATGAACAGGATATGGCCCTATTATCTCCAGCTGAAGTGTTTACTGTGGAGGCAGTAAATCAAATATATGACGAGATAAATGACGCTGAATACACTGTGATCGTTTTGAAACACTCGCAACAGGACAGCTCGCACaactgttacagtttttctcg CTTGGCAACACTTTga